Below is a window of Candidatus Aegiribacteria sp. DNA.
CATGGCAGGACGATGTTCCTGAAATAGAGGTTGGGTAATAACTCATGGATCCGACTTCAGTGGGGACGTACATCCGTATGTTGAGTCTCCAGTGCATATCTATCGGCAACGATCTTTGACTGCGGGTGTTTCACATCGTATGGTCAGTTTCAGTCTGGAATCGGAGGTTTATTGCGACGATTGGACTGCTTTGTGAACAGGTTGTGGAATTGTGGAAATTCCACTAGATCAACTTTCCTATTGCTCCATGACTTCCTTTTTCTCCGATATCAGAGGATTCACCGGGTTTTCGGAAAAGCTTACACCTGAAGATCTTGTATCACTTCTTAACCGTTACCTTACGATCATGACCGATATTATACTGGAAACAGGCGGCACTGTAGACAAATTCGAAGGTGATGCCATTATCGCATTCTGGGGTGCCCCTCTGCCACTGGAAGATCACGCAGTCAGAGCGTGCTCAGCAGCTCTCAGATGCCATGAAGCCCATGTTGAGATGAACCGACAGTTAATGCTGGAGGGCTACCCTGAAATATTCACGAGAATAGGTCTTTCAACCGGTGACATGGTTGTAGGCAACATGGGTTCATCAAAACGATTCGACTACACCGCCATTGGAAGTACAGTCAACCTTGGCTCAAGGCTTGAGGGTGCCAATAAGGTTTACGATACCTCCATAATGGTTCCCGAAGATACTTTCAAGAATGCCCAAAATCAATTCGTTTTCCGCGAACTGGATACGATCCGCGTTGTCGGTCAGCAGATACCGGTAAAGGTGTACGAACTGAAATGCCGTCGCGATGAAATAACGGATGAACTAGAAACACTTCTCCGCGAGTATTCAAGCGCTCTGGATCTTTACAGAAAAGGTGATTTCAGAGCCGCCGCAGAGAAGTTCTCTTCCGAAGGAGATCCGACATCGATGATAATGGCGCAAAGATGCGGACAAATGATCGAAGAGTACGCTGATGATCCGGATAAATGGGATGGGGTTTTCAATCTCTCGTCGAAATAATCACCATTGAAACCCCGCCTCCCTTTAAGAAGGCGGGGCTTTTAACGACTCTACTAATTAATTCCCCCTCACAACAAAGCTCCCGGTGCTGACTTCGGAACCGATGCTGCACTGAAGAAGGTA
It encodes the following:
- a CDS encoding adenylate/guanylate cyclase domain-containing protein; this translates as MEIPLDQLSYCSMTSFFSDIRGFTGFSEKLTPEDLVSLLNRYLTIMTDIILETGGTVDKFEGDAIIAFWGAPLPLEDHAVRACSAALRCHEAHVEMNRQLMLEGYPEIFTRIGLSTGDMVVGNMGSSKRFDYTAIGSTVNLGSRLEGANKVYDTSIMVPEDTFKNAQNQFVFRELDTIRVVGQQIPVKVYELKCRRDEITDELETLLREYSSALDLYRKGDFRAAAEKFSSEGDPTSMIMAQRCGQMIEEYADDPDKWDGVFNLSSK